A stretch of the Eulemur rufifrons isolate Redbay chromosome 20, OSU_ERuf_1, whole genome shotgun sequence genome encodes the following:
- the FOXA2 gene encoding hepatocyte nuclear factor 3-beta isoform X2 — MLGAVKMEGHEPSDWSSYYAEPEGYSSVSNMNAGLGMNGMNTYMSMSAAAMGSGSGNMGAGSMNMSSYVGAGMSPSLAGMSPGAGAMAGMSGSAGAAGVAGMGPHLSPSLSPLGGQAAGAMGGLAPYANMNSMSPMYGQAGLSRARDPKTYRRSYTHAKPPYSYISLITMAIQQSPNKMLTLSEIYQWIMDLFPFYRQNQQRWQNSIRHSLSFNDCFLKVPRSPDKPGKGSFWTLHPDSGNMFENGCYLRRQKRFKCEKQLALKEAAGGAGGGKKAASGAQASQAQLGEAAGPASETPAGTESPHSSASPCQEHKRGGLGELKGTPAAALSPPEPAPSPGQQQAAAHLLGPPHHPGLPPEAHLKPEHHYAFNHPFSINNLMSSEQQHHHSHHHHQPHKMDLKAYEQVMHYPGYGSPMPGSLAMGPVTNKTGLDASPLAADTSYYQGVYSRPIMNSS; from the exons ATGCTGGGAGCGGTGAAGATGGAAGGGCACGAGCCGTCCGACTGGAGCAGCTACTATGCCGAGCCCGAG GGCTACTCCTCGGTGAGCAACATGAATGCCGGCCTGGGGATGAACGGGATGAACACGTACATGAGCATGTCGGCGGCCGCCATGGGCAGTGGCTCGGGCAACATGGGCGCGGGCTCCATGAACATGTCCTCGTACGTGGGCGCAGGCATGAGTCCGTCTCTGGCTGGCATGTCCCCCGGCGCGGGCGCCATGGCGGGCATGAGCGGCTCGGCCGGAGCGGCTGGCGTGGCGGGCATGGGGCCACACCTGAGTCCCAGTCTGAGCCCGCTCGGGGGACAGGCGGCCGGGGCCATGGGCGGCCTGGCCCCCTACGCCAACATGAACTCGATGAGCCCCATGTACGGGCAGGCGGGCCTGAGCCGCGCGCGCGACCCCAAGACGTACCGGCGCAGCTACACGCACGCCAAGCCACCCTACTCGTACATCTCGCTCATCACCATGGCCATCCAGCAAAGCCCCAACAAGATGCTGACGCTGAGCGAGATCTACCAGTGGATCATGGACCTCTTCCCCTTCTACCGGCAGAACCAGCAGCGCTGGCAGAACTCCATCCGCCACTCGCTCTCCTTCAACGACTGCTTCCTCAAGGTGCCCCGCTCGCCCGACAAGCCCGGCAAGGGCTCATTCTGGACCCTGCACCCCGACTCGGGCAACATGTTCGAGAACGGCTGCTACCTGCGCCGCCAGAAACGCTTCAAGTGCGAAAAGCAGCTGGCGCTGAAGGAGGccgcgggcggcgcgggcggtGGCAAGAAGGCGGCCTCGGGGGCCCAGGCCTCGCAGGCTCAACTCGGAGAGGCCGCCGGGCCGGCCTCGGAGACTCCAGCGGGCACCGAATCGCCTCACTCGAGCGCCTCCCCGTGCCAGGAGCACAAGCGAGGGGGCCTGGGAGAGCTGAaggggacgccggccgcggcacTGAGCCCCCCGGAGCCCGCGCCCTCGCCCGGGCAGCAACAGGCCGCAGCCCACCTGCTGGGCCCGCCCCACCACCCGGGCCTGCCGCCCGAAGCCCACCTTAAGCCGGAGCACCACTACGCCTTCAACCACCCCTTCTCCATCAATAACCTCATGTCCTCAGAGCAGCAGCaccaccacagccaccaccaccaccagccccACAAAATGGACCTCAAGGCCTACGAACAGGTGATGCACTACCCCGGCTACGGTTCCCCCATGCCCGGCAGCTTGGCCATGGGCCCCGTCACGAACAAAACGGGCCTGGACGCCTCACCCCTGGCCGCAGACACCTCCTACTACCAGGGGGTGTACTCTCGGCCCATTATGAACTCCTCTTAA
- the FOXA2 gene encoding hepatocyte nuclear factor 3-beta isoform X1, producing MHSASSMLGAVKMEGHEPSDWSSYYAEPEGYSSVSNMNAGLGMNGMNTYMSMSAAAMGSGSGNMGAGSMNMSSYVGAGMSPSLAGMSPGAGAMAGMSGSAGAAGVAGMGPHLSPSLSPLGGQAAGAMGGLAPYANMNSMSPMYGQAGLSRARDPKTYRRSYTHAKPPYSYISLITMAIQQSPNKMLTLSEIYQWIMDLFPFYRQNQQRWQNSIRHSLSFNDCFLKVPRSPDKPGKGSFWTLHPDSGNMFENGCYLRRQKRFKCEKQLALKEAAGGAGGGKKAASGAQASQAQLGEAAGPASETPAGTESPHSSASPCQEHKRGGLGELKGTPAAALSPPEPAPSPGQQQAAAHLLGPPHHPGLPPEAHLKPEHHYAFNHPFSINNLMSSEQQHHHSHHHHQPHKMDLKAYEQVMHYPGYGSPMPGSLAMGPVTNKTGLDASPLAADTSYYQGVYSRPIMNSS from the exons ATGCACTCGGCTTCCAGTATGCTGGGAGCGGTGAAGATGGAAGGGCACGAGCCGTCCGACTGGAGCAGCTACTATGCCGAGCCCGAG GGCTACTCCTCGGTGAGCAACATGAATGCCGGCCTGGGGATGAACGGGATGAACACGTACATGAGCATGTCGGCGGCCGCCATGGGCAGTGGCTCGGGCAACATGGGCGCGGGCTCCATGAACATGTCCTCGTACGTGGGCGCAGGCATGAGTCCGTCTCTGGCTGGCATGTCCCCCGGCGCGGGCGCCATGGCGGGCATGAGCGGCTCGGCCGGAGCGGCTGGCGTGGCGGGCATGGGGCCACACCTGAGTCCCAGTCTGAGCCCGCTCGGGGGACAGGCGGCCGGGGCCATGGGCGGCCTGGCCCCCTACGCCAACATGAACTCGATGAGCCCCATGTACGGGCAGGCGGGCCTGAGCCGCGCGCGCGACCCCAAGACGTACCGGCGCAGCTACACGCACGCCAAGCCACCCTACTCGTACATCTCGCTCATCACCATGGCCATCCAGCAAAGCCCCAACAAGATGCTGACGCTGAGCGAGATCTACCAGTGGATCATGGACCTCTTCCCCTTCTACCGGCAGAACCAGCAGCGCTGGCAGAACTCCATCCGCCACTCGCTCTCCTTCAACGACTGCTTCCTCAAGGTGCCCCGCTCGCCCGACAAGCCCGGCAAGGGCTCATTCTGGACCCTGCACCCCGACTCGGGCAACATGTTCGAGAACGGCTGCTACCTGCGCCGCCAGAAACGCTTCAAGTGCGAAAAGCAGCTGGCGCTGAAGGAGGccgcgggcggcgcgggcggtGGCAAGAAGGCGGCCTCGGGGGCCCAGGCCTCGCAGGCTCAACTCGGAGAGGCCGCCGGGCCGGCCTCGGAGACTCCAGCGGGCACCGAATCGCCTCACTCGAGCGCCTCCCCGTGCCAGGAGCACAAGCGAGGGGGCCTGGGAGAGCTGAaggggacgccggccgcggcacTGAGCCCCCCGGAGCCCGCGCCCTCGCCCGGGCAGCAACAGGCCGCAGCCCACCTGCTGGGCCCGCCCCACCACCCGGGCCTGCCGCCCGAAGCCCACCTTAAGCCGGAGCACCACTACGCCTTCAACCACCCCTTCTCCATCAATAACCTCATGTCCTCAGAGCAGCAGCaccaccacagccaccaccaccaccagccccACAAAATGGACCTCAAGGCCTACGAACAGGTGATGCACTACCCCGGCTACGGTTCCCCCATGCCCGGCAGCTTGGCCATGGGCCCCGTCACGAACAAAACGGGCCTGGACGCCTCACCCCTGGCCGCAGACACCTCCTACTACCAGGGGGTGTACTCTCGGCCCATTATGAACTCCTCTTAA